The following coding sequences lie in one Silvanigrella aquatica genomic window:
- a CDS encoding Asp-tRNA(Asn)/Glu-tRNA(Gln) amidotransferase subunit GatC: MATEFSRETVKRIAELGRLYLSEEEITIYQAELAKILEAFNALANLPLPEDFAGDARSALVMANAKSRGECDSISRLRPDEVDNSIATQVFLNQAPEREGVFVRVPAILAPST; encoded by the coding sequence ATGGCAACAGAATTTTCTCGTGAAACGGTAAAACGCATTGCAGAATTAGGTAGGCTATATCTTTCTGAAGAAGAGATAACCATTTACCAAGCAGAGTTGGCTAAAATTTTAGAGGCATTTAACGCACTGGCAAATCTACCCTTACCTGAAGATTTTGCGGGTGATGCCCGTTCCGCTCTCGTTATGGCAAACGCGAAATCGCGTGGGGAATGCGACTCGATTTCGCGTTTGCGCCCCGATGAAGTGGACAACTCCATTGCAACTCAAGTCTTTTTAAATCAGGCTCCAGAACGTGAAGGCGTTTTTGTGCGTGTTCCTGCCATTCTTGCTCCTTCAACTTAA
- the gatA gene encoding Asp-tRNA(Asn)/Glu-tRNA(Gln) amidotransferase subunit GatA has product MKFKNKFASEYTANLESHSASELAKNFKSGKSSPKEYLKDLFENIEKLNPELNALTSLQKEYAFAKAEELEATRATDEHTLFGVPVIIKENIQKLNFPLECASKILKGYKGQFNATAVSSLEKAGAILIGTANMDEFAMGSANEHSAHGVVKNPHDTSRVSGGSSGGSAVACAAGFAPLTLGSDTGGSVRQPAGFCGIFGIKPTYGRVSRYGLVAFGSSLDQISPFARNVTDLDIIMKTMAHEDSKDATCLKGSYESQLNHVSLKGKKIGVLRSILKEGVDDNVMAEFSKLEENLKKRGVTFVDIEIPSLEHTLSVYYLIACAEASTNLSRFDGIRFGHRAQNTEDLFDLYCRTRSEGFGKEVKRRIMLGTFSLSAGFYDAFYGKAQAVRDLMSRQFDEAFKSVDYIYLPTSPASAFHFGINAFDPIKEYLYDVFTIPANLTGVPAISVPAPVKNGALPVGLQFMAQRGKDAELIGFAAALEKEHLVATTPLV; this is encoded by the coding sequence ATGAAATTTAAAAATAAATTTGCTTCTGAGTATACAGCAAATCTTGAGAGTCATTCTGCCAGTGAGTTGGCTAAAAACTTTAAAAGTGGAAAAAGTTCTCCTAAAGAATATTTAAAAGATCTTTTTGAAAATATTGAAAAACTCAATCCTGAATTAAATGCTTTAACTAGTTTGCAAAAAGAGTACGCTTTTGCAAAAGCTGAGGAATTAGAAGCGACGAGAGCAACAGATGAGCATACCTTATTTGGTGTTCCTGTTATTATTAAAGAAAACATTCAAAAGTTAAACTTCCCATTAGAGTGTGCTTCTAAAATATTAAAAGGTTACAAAGGTCAATTTAATGCAACGGCCGTTTCGTCATTAGAAAAAGCAGGAGCTATTCTCATTGGTACTGCGAATATGGATGAATTTGCGATGGGTTCGGCCAATGAGCACAGTGCTCATGGTGTGGTGAAAAATCCTCATGATACCTCTCGGGTCAGTGGGGGATCTAGTGGGGGATCTGCTGTCGCTTGTGCTGCAGGTTTTGCGCCACTCACTTTAGGCTCTGATACGGGCGGAAGTGTGCGTCAGCCTGCCGGGTTTTGTGGTATTTTTGGGATCAAGCCTACATATGGACGCGTTTCTCGTTATGGCTTGGTTGCCTTTGGTTCTAGTCTCGATCAAATTTCTCCCTTTGCGCGTAATGTAACAGACCTAGACATCATTATGAAAACAATGGCTCATGAAGACTCAAAAGACGCGACGTGTTTGAAAGGAAGTTATGAATCACAGCTCAATCATGTTTCTTTAAAAGGTAAAAAAATAGGCGTTTTAAGAAGCATTTTAAAAGAAGGTGTTGATGATAATGTAATGGCTGAATTTTCTAAATTGGAAGAAAATTTAAAGAAACGTGGCGTTACTTTTGTTGATATTGAAATTCCTTCCTTAGAACACACATTAAGTGTTTATTACTTAATTGCCTGTGCAGAAGCATCTACGAATTTGTCCCGATTCGATGGTATTCGATTTGGGCATCGTGCGCAAAATACCGAAGATTTATTTGATTTATATTGTCGTACGCGCTCGGAAGGATTTGGCAAAGAAGTGAAACGTCGTATTATGTTGGGTACTTTTTCATTGAGCGCAGGCTTTTATGATGCTTTTTATGGAAAAGCCCAAGCGGTAAGAGATTTAATGTCTCGTCAATTTGACGAAGCATTTAAAAGCGTAGATTATATTTATCTGCCAACATCTCCGGCGAGTGCTTTTCATTTTGGAATAAACGCTTTTGATCCCATAAAAGAATATTTATACGATGTATTTACAATTCCTGCCAATTTAACTGGAGTTCCGGCAATCTCTGTACCTGCACCTGTTAAAAATGGTGCTTTACCCGTTGGGCTACAATTTATGGCACAACGTGGAAAAGATGCCGAATTAATTGGTTTTGCTGCTGCTCTTGAAAAAGAACACCTTGTGGCAACAACACCTTTAGTATGA
- the gatB gene encoding Asp-tRNA(Asn)/Glu-tRNA(Gln) amidotransferase subunit GatB: MSINNLLNYPQLSEIMKKYDVVIGIEVHCQLATNSKMFSCSKNAYGDAPNSNIDPTCLGLPGALPTINEEAVNLAIRMGIALKSEIQTLSVFARKNYFYPDLPKGYQITQYDRPICFGGEIILSSGKKIGIERIQIEEDAGKNIHVGTCSLVDYNRSGVGLIEIVSAPDLSSPEEASEYLKKLHSYVVNLDISDGDLERGNFRADANVSIKPKGSTILGRRCEIKNVNSFKYIEKAIAYEIERQYDVIESGGEIYMETRGYDSDKNITVSQRSKESAKDYRYFPEPDLPPLVVTKERIEKVKASMPELPESKAARLISNYSLPEYDAKVITASRINSAYFEKLVKLLEGKVEPKAISNFFMTDIMRASKVYSENKGISLDELTEVPVSLEHSVSLLNLQASGTISGRIAKEVFEEMLLTHKSPDEIVKSKNLVQISDDTSIAKICEQVINENPAVLADYYSGKEKLFGFFVGQAMKLSGGKLNPAKVNEMLKKLLEAKK, translated from the coding sequence ATGAGTATAAATAATCTGCTCAATTACCCTCAACTTTCAGAAATAATGAAGAAGTATGATGTTGTGATAGGAATTGAAGTGCATTGTCAATTGGCAACAAATAGTAAAATGTTCAGTTGTAGTAAAAATGCTTATGGTGATGCGCCTAATTCAAATATTGACCCTACTTGTTTGGGTTTACCAGGAGCTTTACCAACTATTAATGAAGAGGCTGTTAACTTAGCTATTCGTATGGGAATTGCATTAAAAAGCGAAATACAAACGTTAAGCGTTTTTGCTCGTAAGAATTACTTTTATCCGGATCTCCCTAAAGGTTACCAAATTACCCAGTATGATAGACCCATCTGCTTTGGTGGTGAAATCATTTTATCAAGTGGTAAAAAAATAGGAATTGAACGCATTCAAATTGAAGAAGATGCGGGTAAAAATATCCACGTGGGTACGTGCTCATTGGTGGATTACAACCGTTCTGGGGTTGGATTGATAGAAATTGTGAGTGCTCCTGATCTTTCTTCACCAGAGGAAGCATCTGAGTATTTAAAGAAACTTCATAGTTACGTTGTTAATTTAGATATTTCTGATGGCGATTTAGAAAGAGGGAACTTTAGAGCAGATGCCAACGTTTCCATTAAACCCAAAGGCTCTACAATTTTAGGACGTCGCTGCGAAATTAAAAATGTAAATTCCTTTAAATACATTGAAAAAGCCATAGCCTATGAAATTGAAAGGCAATACGATGTCATTGAATCTGGTGGTGAAATTTATATGGAAACCAGAGGCTATGACAGCGATAAAAATATAACCGTGAGTCAGCGTTCTAAAGAATCTGCAAAAGATTACCGTTACTTTCCAGAGCCGGATTTGCCTCCTCTTGTTGTAACTAAGGAACGCATTGAAAAAGTTAAAGCAAGCATGCCTGAGCTTCCCGAATCAAAAGCAGCGCGTTTGATTTCAAATTACAGCTTGCCTGAGTACGATGCCAAAGTAATTACAGCATCTCGTATCAATAGTGCCTATTTTGAAAAATTAGTAAAATTGCTTGAAGGAAAAGTGGAACCCAAAGCAATTTCGAATTTTTTTATGACTGATATCATGCGCGCAAGTAAGGTTTACTCAGAGAATAAAGGAATTTCACTTGACGAGTTAACGGAAGTACCAGTTTCTTTGGAACACAGTGTTTCCTTATTGAATTTGCAAGCCTCTGGCACGATCAGTGGTCGTATTGCAAAAGAAGTTTTTGAAGAAATGTTGTTAACTCATAAATCTCCAGATGAAATTGTAAAATCTAAAAATTTGGTTCAAATTTCTGATGACACATCAATTGCTAAAATTTGTGAGCAAGTTATTAATGAAAATCCCGCTGTTTTAGCCGATTATTATTCTGGTAAAGAAAAGCTATTTGGTTTTTTTGTGGGGCAAGCAATGAAACTTTCTGGCGGAAAGTTGAACCCTGCGAAAGTGAACGAAATGCTAAAAAAATTATTAGAAGCTAAAAAGTAA
- a CDS encoding TetR/AcrR family transcriptional regulator, whose product MYTEKAQNLKPVLLKRQRKSKETRLNDFMKSAQKIFSEKGYDATTVRDIAREAGCSDGLMFRYFKSKSDLLFAIIKQGKINSQKEIEENFSFSVSVEEQIYKIMELYIDKFKDSEQLIRVILSRALTDPDFEEYKSVFKDTSFLKIQVDHFKERQKLGEISADYDCEALALLIYSITFILGFNRRSLLGIPREECLSLAKRYAKLISSGI is encoded by the coding sequence ATGTACACAGAAAAAGCTCAAAACTTAAAACCCGTATTACTGAAAAGACAAAGAAAAAGTAAAGAAACTCGACTTAACGATTTCATGAAGAGTGCCCAAAAAATATTTTCGGAAAAAGGGTACGATGCGACCACAGTTCGCGACATTGCTCGTGAAGCGGGGTGCTCAGATGGTCTTATGTTTCGTTACTTTAAATCCAAATCTGATTTACTCTTTGCCATAATTAAGCAAGGTAAAATTAATAGTCAAAAAGAGATTGAAGAAAACTTTTCTTTCTCTGTTAGCGTCGAAGAACAAATTTATAAAATAATGGAACTTTATATTGATAAATTTAAAGACTCAGAACAGCTCATTCGCGTTATTTTATCGAGAGCACTCACTGATCCTGATTTTGAAGAATATAAATCAGTGTTTAAAGATACAAGTTTTTTAAAAATTCAAGTTGATCATTTTAAAGAAAGACAAAAATTAGGGGAAATTTCTGCCGATTATGACTGCGAAGCACTGGCGCTTTTAATTTACTCTATAACCTTTATATTAGGCTTTAATAGACGATCATTATTAGGAATTCCAAGAGAAGAATGCCTCTCGTTAGCAAAACGCTACGCCAAATTAATTTCTTCGGGTATTTAA
- a CDS encoding PhnD/SsuA/transferrin family substrate-binding protein, producing MSKAPKYLNFILIFKLLLFCFLISGCTKLWMGTPELGSKSFPIEFYINSPNPFFKNDDAPSHLQSCIEEKTGYRVNFNFVSDEKAVISALTRGTAQYGVISSIAYVGASTRTPLKSILIFSQKGSPSSRAVIIGNTSVWKNFFQKSGLALNAFTFHHEATLQYFNKATVAYENPESVIGFFVPRMYFLQRNIFPSAAIFVGSFSSVFQAIDDNLATIGVVSENEIDTKFPNATPIQLGTQFSNYIVLGLSQNLPGQVLIENQSNINSTSATLTKGMELCSQIKAADFKKLFQADGVQKSNEKLFTFTKELYEFQQENIRILTQRVP from the coding sequence ATGAGCAAAGCTCCAAAATATTTGAATTTCATTTTAATATTCAAGCTTCTTTTATTTTGTTTCCTTATTTCAGGTTGTACTAAACTTTGGATGGGGACTCCAGAATTAGGGTCAAAATCATTTCCCATTGAATTTTATATAAATTCACCAAATCCCTTTTTTAAAAACGATGATGCCCCTTCTCATTTACAAAGCTGTATTGAAGAAAAAACGGGATATAGAGTTAATTTTAATTTTGTTTCCGATGAAAAGGCGGTCATATCTGCACTAACAAGAGGAACCGCTCAATATGGTGTCATTTCTTCCATTGCCTACGTGGGTGCTTCAACGCGCACTCCATTGAAAAGTATTTTAATTTTCTCTCAAAAAGGATCCCCATCATCTCGCGCTGTGATTATTGGGAACACTTCCGTTTGGAAAAACTTTTTTCAAAAATCAGGATTGGCCTTAAATGCATTTACCTTTCATCATGAAGCCACGTTACAATATTTTAATAAAGCAACAGTAGCCTATGAAAATCCGGAAAGCGTGATTGGATTTTTTGTCCCTCGCATGTATTTTTTGCAGCGAAATATTTTTCCTAGCGCTGCAATTTTTGTAGGAAGCTTTTCTTCTGTATTTCAAGCAATCGATGATAATTTAGCAACCATTGGTGTTGTTTCTGAAAATGAAATTGATACAAAATTTCCTAATGCCACTCCCATTCAATTAGGAACACAATTTAGTAATTATATCGTTCTAGGTCTTTCTCAAAATTTGCCAGGACAAGTACTTATCGAAAATCAAAGTAACATAAATAGCACTTCTGCAACTTTGACAAAAGGAATGGAGCTTTGCTCACAAATAAAAGCCGCTGACTTTAAAAAACTCTTTCAAGCTGACGGTGTTCAAAAATCAAATGAAAAACTCTTTACATTTACAAAAGAACTGTATGAATTTCAGCAGGAAAATATTCGCATCCTCACACAAAGAGTTCCTTAA
- a CDS encoding substrate-binding periplasmic protein, with translation MKVPHNKSFCLTIILFLCTQSISFAAEKKFKIIVEETPIHSFLEIPGSNPAPKSKSESKAPVPKIVYKPGEEPKPVLVGSDIEIVTKIFDKLKIPVEIELVHWTRLLPMMINGEADMALGIQKNSKFDKFVNFTRLPVRSKNYSFYGLTKQVGESQVMSFEDALAHHYRVGIIVGFTYPKIFWDYYPFENRVLNSHLVESYTFRDNIIKLKEKKIDLFIADRERVNVILKKIGADETIFQYKNVLYWKDYFFAFSKKTKEPKIKLIRAFMDREIYKMTESDEIPEINLEWIKKGT, from the coding sequence GTGAAAGTTCCTCATAACAAGTCATTCTGCTTAACTATTATTTTATTTCTCTGTACGCAAAGCATATCCTTTGCAGCCGAAAAAAAATTTAAAATTATTGTTGAAGAAACTCCCATTCACTCCTTCTTAGAAATACCAGGAAGTAATCCCGCACCTAAATCTAAATCAGAATCGAAAGCTCCTGTTCCTAAAATCGTATACAAACCCGGTGAAGAACCCAAACCTGTTTTAGTAGGTTCCGACATAGAAATTGTAACGAAAATATTTGATAAATTAAAAATTCCGGTTGAAATTGAATTGGTTCATTGGACTCGGCTTCTCCCCATGATGATAAATGGGGAAGCCGATATGGCTCTTGGGATTCAAAAAAATAGCAAATTTGATAAATTTGTAAATTTTACCAGACTTCCTGTCCGTTCGAAAAATTATTCTTTTTATGGCTTAACGAAACAAGTGGGTGAGTCCCAAGTCATGTCTTTTGAAGATGCTTTAGCTCATCATTACAGAGTGGGAATTATTGTGGGATTTACTTATCCTAAGATATTTTGGGATTATTACCCATTTGAAAATCGGGTTTTAAATAGTCATCTCGTTGAAAGTTACACATTTCGTGACAATATTATAAAACTAAAAGAAAAAAAAATCGATCTTTTTATAGCAGATAGAGAACGAGTCAATGTCATTCTAAAAAAAATAGGTGCCGATGAAACTATTTTCCAGTATAAAAATGTTTTGTATTGGAAAGATTATTTTTTTGCTTTTTCAAAAAAAACAAAGGAGCCTAAAATTAAACTGATACGTGCATTCATGGATAGAGAAATTTATAAAATGACTGAAAGCGATGAAATTCCAGAAATAAATTTAGAGTGGATAAAAAAAGGAACTTAG
- a CDS encoding YaiI/YqxD family protein, producing the protein MKIWIDADACPGAIKEIVFKAAERVKVQTHLVANQHIKSPPSAYISSIVVPKGFDAADAYIVQNISENDLVITADIPLADLVVKKGAIAINPRGELYNEGNITERLSMRNFTQVLREGGLIQGGPPQFGAGDKQKFASTFDKYLNILIKKDKLKL; encoded by the coding sequence ATGAAAATATGGATAGATGCTGACGCTTGCCCTGGAGCCATTAAAGAAATTGTATTTAAAGCGGCTGAAAGGGTAAAGGTGCAAACACATTTGGTCGCAAATCAGCACATAAAAAGTCCACCTTCTGCCTATATTTCGTCCATAGTAGTTCCCAAAGGTTTTGATGCTGCCGATGCCTATATTGTGCAAAATATATCTGAAAATGACTTGGTAATAACTGCAGATATTCCTTTGGCTGACTTGGTTGTTAAAAAAGGAGCTATTGCCATAAATCCCCGTGGTGAATTGTATAACGAAGGAAATATAACGGAACGGTTATCGATGCGAAATTTCACCCAAGTCCTTCGTGAAGGAGGTCTCATTCAAGGGGGGCCTCCCCAGTTTGGTGCCGGGGACAAACAAAAATTTGCTTCAACCTTTGATAAATATCTCAATATTTTAATCAAAAAAGACAAGCTTAAATTATGA
- a CDS encoding substrate-binding periplasmic protein — protein sequence MMFKIYLYIFSFLLFSLNSFAQSYKITIYYEERPPYFILDSSKQKIVDGIAFKKVNKILTDSKVKYEYEQIPIIRSLQNIKDNKIPCCVTYTYKNKMREEYARFTLPYLKDKRLVIITKKNNEKLKGANNLIEILSDNNITPILKVGYTYGTSVTGILQKYRGYSIFNLNDQKNKNIVMTSQIQEDILKKLLENEGDFTLMPLNEFQYYIQTNPNFSDILTYKTIPESTEEIYRHFMCSKKVKIIDISKMNEVIKKVRSLN from the coding sequence ATGATGTTTAAAATTTATTTGTATATTTTTTCATTTTTATTATTTTCGTTAAATTCTTTTGCGCAAAGTTATAAAATCACAATATACTATGAAGAAAGACCTCCTTATTTTATATTAGATTCATCAAAACAAAAAATAGTCGATGGCATTGCATTCAAAAAAGTCAATAAAATATTGACAGATTCAAAAGTAAAATATGAATATGAGCAAATTCCCATAATTAGATCTTTACAAAATATCAAAGATAATAAAATTCCTTGTTGTGTGACTTATACTTATAAAAATAAAATGAGAGAAGAATATGCTCGGTTTACATTGCCCTATTTAAAAGATAAAAGACTCGTTATTATAACAAAAAAAAATAATGAAAAATTAAAAGGCGCGAATAATTTAATTGAAATTCTTTCCGACAACAACATTACCCCTATTTTAAAAGTAGGCTACACTTATGGAACATCGGTAACAGGTATATTGCAAAAATATAGAGGATATTCTATTTTTAATTTAAATGATCAAAAAAATAAAAATATAGTTATGACTTCACAAATTCAGGAAGATATTTTAAAGAAATTACTAGAAAATGAAGGTGATTTTACATTAATGCCCTTAAATGAATTTCAATATTATATTCAAACAAATCCTAATTTTTCTGATATCTTAACATATAAAACCATTCCGGAAAGCACAGAAGAAATATATAGACATTTTATGTGTTCCAAAAAAGTTAAAATAATTGACATAAGTAAAATGAACGAAGTCATTAAAAAAGTACGTTCATTAAATTAA
- the ettA gene encoding energy-dependent translational throttle protein EttA: protein MANYIFNMVKLRKNIAGKDILKDIYLSFFHGAKIGVIGSNGAGKSTLLRIMAGIDKDFSGEAFPQKGTKIGYLPQEPQLDPTKTVFENVEEAVKDVKDLIRKFDALNERLGEPLSDDEMNKILEQTAVLQDEIDAKNAWEIDRTIEIAMDALRCPPGDAKVTNLSGGELRRVALCKLLMEKPDLLLLDEPTNHLDAESVQWLERYLKEYTGTLVTITHDRYFLDNVTEWVLELDKGEGIPWQGNYSSWLDQKTKRMSEEEKQESARQKTLKRELEWMSMSPKARQAKSKWRISAYNELLKDQNDRQDGMREIVFPPAPRLGDNVVDSVNLSKAFDDTVLFENVNFKLPPGGIVGIIGPNGAGKTTLFKMIAGLEKPDKGELKMGESVKISYVDQNRATLDGDKTVYQELSQGKDLIQVGNREIPARSYISSFGFRGADQQKAVGKLSGGERNRLNLAKMVMNGGNLLLLDEPTNDLDVDTLRALEDALISFPGCAVVISHDRYFLDRIATHILAFEGNSNVVWFEGNYQDYMIDKKRRLGDDAVNPKRIKFKKLIH from the coding sequence ATGGCTAATTACATTTTCAATATGGTAAAACTGCGCAAAAATATTGCTGGCAAAGACATATTAAAAGATATTTATCTCTCATTTTTTCATGGCGCAAAAATTGGCGTCATCGGCTCAAACGGAGCTGGTAAATCGACATTGCTCCGCATTATGGCGGGAATTGACAAAGATTTTAGTGGTGAAGCTTTTCCACAAAAAGGCACAAAAATTGGCTACCTTCCTCAAGAGCCCCAATTAGATCCCACGAAAACAGTTTTTGAAAATGTAGAAGAAGCGGTTAAAGACGTGAAAGATCTCATTCGTAAATTTGATGCCTTAAACGAAAGACTGGGCGAACCTCTTAGCGACGATGAAATGAATAAGATTCTTGAACAAACCGCTGTTCTTCAAGATGAAATTGATGCAAAAAATGCTTGGGAAATTGATCGTACCATTGAAATTGCTATGGATGCGTTACGTTGTCCTCCAGGCGACGCTAAGGTAACAAATTTATCCGGAGGAGAACTCCGTAGAGTGGCTCTGTGCAAATTATTAATGGAAAAACCTGACTTACTCCTTCTTGATGAGCCCACAAACCACCTTGATGCGGAAAGTGTGCAATGGCTCGAACGTTACCTTAAAGAATACACGGGCACTCTTGTTACTATTACGCACGACCGTTACTTCCTCGATAACGTAACGGAATGGGTTTTGGAGCTTGATAAGGGCGAAGGCATCCCATGGCAAGGAAATTATTCTTCTTGGCTTGATCAAAAAACCAAACGTATGTCTGAAGAAGAAAAGCAAGAATCCGCTCGACAAAAAACATTAAAGCGCGAGCTCGAATGGATGAGTATGTCCCCTAAAGCACGCCAAGCAAAAAGCAAATGGCGTATTTCTGCTTATAATGAACTTCTTAAAGATCAAAATGATAGACAAGACGGAATGCGCGAAATTGTATTCCCACCAGCACCCCGACTTGGCGACAATGTGGTTGACTCTGTTAATTTATCAAAAGCTTTTGATGACACTGTATTATTTGAAAATGTAAATTTTAAGCTTCCTCCCGGAGGAATTGTTGGCATTATCGGTCCCAACGGTGCTGGTAAAACAACCTTATTTAAAATGATTGCCGGCCTTGAAAAACCTGATAAAGGTGAACTCAAAATGGGCGAATCGGTAAAAATCAGTTACGTTGATCAAAACCGTGCCACTCTCGATGGCGATAAAACCGTCTACCAAGAATTAAGCCAAGGGAAAGATCTTATTCAAGTAGGCAATCGCGAAATTCCAGCACGTTCTTATATTTCGAGTTTTGGATTTCGTGGTGCCGATCAGCAAAAAGCTGTTGGCAAATTATCCGGAGGAGAACGTAACCGCTTAAACCTCGCAAAAATGGTGATGAATGGCGGAAACCTGCTTCTTCTTGACGAACCCACAAACGACCTCGATGTGGACACATTACGCGCTCTCGAAGATGCTCTCATCTCCTTCCCTGGATGTGCCGTTGTCATTTCTCACGATCGCTATTTCCTAGACCGTATTGCCACTCATATTCTTGCCTTCGAAGGTAACAGTAATGTGGTTTGGTTTGAAGGAAATTACCAAGACTATATGATTGATAAAAAGAGACGCTTAGGTGACGATGCCGTCAATCCAAAAAGAATTAAATTTAAAAAATTAATTCATTAA
- a CDS encoding glycosyltransferase produces MQLSLVIPTYNECQNIPILIERIAKVLEGVEKEVIVVDDNSPDRTWEVARTLSARYPWLRVIRRMTDKGLSSAVLAGFEIAEGEILAVMDADLQHDEQALISFIREMESGADIVVGSRKVKGGGIVDWSPIRKFISGVATLLTKIALPQSVSDPMSGFFAVKKHVYVSNKNQINPRGFKILLEFLARAKHCKIEEVGYVFKGRVHGESKISSSVVFDLIIALYELSIGKVFPTQFIKYGIIGISGLFVATFVIYLCRMFTHLSEAYSIAISIEISILTNFFLNNFWTFRPKRLLGIWNILRGIITFHAICLGGALINQAIALKLLTFGVDVYIANAFGYFIAAIWNYIINVNITWKGRPEHG; encoded by the coding sequence ATGCAATTATCGTTAGTTATTCCTACGTACAATGAATGCCAAAACATTCCTATTTTAATAGAACGCATTGCAAAAGTTTTAGAAGGTGTAGAGAAGGAAGTCATAGTTGTGGACGACAATTCTCCTGACCGAACATGGGAAGTGGCACGCACTTTGAGCGCTCGATACCCATGGCTAAGAGTCATTCGACGCATGACAGATAAAGGTTTGAGCTCAGCAGTTCTTGCAGGATTTGAAATTGCAGAGGGAGAAATTCTTGCTGTCATGGATGCTGACTTGCAACATGATGAACAGGCGCTTATTTCTTTTATCAGAGAAATGGAAAGTGGTGCGGACATTGTTGTAGGTTCAAGAAAAGTGAAAGGAGGAGGTATTGTCGATTGGAGTCCCATCCGGAAATTTATTTCCGGGGTTGCCACACTACTCACAAAAATTGCTTTACCTCAGTCCGTAAGCGACCCTATGAGTGGATTTTTTGCTGTAAAAAAACATGTTTATGTGAGTAATAAAAATCAAATCAATCCCCGTGGGTTTAAAATTCTTCTCGAATTTTTAGCCCGTGCTAAGCATTGCAAAATAGAAGAAGTAGGATACGTATTTAAAGGGCGTGTTCATGGCGAAAGTAAAATTTCAAGCAGCGTTGTTTTTGATTTAATTATCGCTTTATATGAATTGAGTATTGGGAAAGTTTTTCCCACTCAATTTATTAAATATGGAATCATTGGTATTTCAGGTCTTTTTGTAGCAACTTTTGTCATTTATTTATGCAGAATGTTCACTCATTTATCAGAAGCCTATTCGATTGCCATTTCTATTGAAATTAGTATTTTAACCAACTTTTTTCTAAATAATTTTTGGACATTTAGACCTAAAAGATTGCTTGGTATATGGAATATTTTACGAGGAATAATTACATTTCATGCCATTTGTTTAGGTGGAGCTCTTATCAATCAAGCCATTGCGCTCAAGCTTTTAACTTTTGGAGTTGATGTTTATATCGCCAATGCCTTTGGTTACTTTATTGCCGCAATTTGGAATTATATAATTAATGTTAATATTACCTGGAAAGGACGACCAGAACATGGCTAA